The Dromaius novaehollandiae isolate bDroNov1 chromosome 5, bDroNov1.hap1, whole genome shotgun sequence genome window below encodes:
- the SIVA1 gene encoding apoptosis regulatory protein Siva, with protein MPKRSCPFGDAAPLQLKTRVGLRELSRGVRGEEYRREVFERTRRLLFRGAQAYMEGAWPAGAPGPGAVSRSPEPGGEAQDTRSGRRWSGQLLIGHDGKLLRRSAAMEKVPPVGVSKACSTCVRMADIKEACTQCDQFVCQNCSRLCSSCNTVTCSLCSIIDYGDVGEQVLCNGCSIFQV; from the exons ATGCCGAAGCGCTCCTGCCCCTTCGGGGACGCGGCCCCGCTCCAGCTGAAGACCCGCGTGGGGCTGCGCGAGCTGAGCCGCGGGGTGCGGGGCGAGGAGTACCGGCGGGAGGTCTTCG AGAGGACCCGGCGGCTGCTCTTCCGGGGCGCCCAGGCGTACATGGAGGGCGCCTggcccgccggcgccccgggcccTGGCGCTGTCAGCCGCTCGCCGGAGCCGGGCGGAGAGGCCCAGGACACCCGCTCGGGGCGCCGCTGGAGCGGGCAGCTGCTCATCGGCCACGACGGGAAACTGCTGAGGCGCTCAGCGGCCATGGAGAAGG TTCCACCAGTGGGAGTTTCCAAAGCCTGTTCCACGTGTGTAAGAATGGCTGACATCAAGGAGGCATGTACACAGTGCGACCAGTTCGTATGCCAGAACTGCAGCAGGCTCTGCAGCTCCTGTAACACAGTTACCTGTTCTTTGTGCTCGATTATTGA ttATGGTGATGTTGGTGAACaagttctctgcaatggctgtTCAATATTTCAGGTCTGA